From Apium graveolens cultivar Ventura chromosome 9, ASM990537v1, whole genome shotgun sequence, the proteins below share one genomic window:
- the LOC141682685 gene encoding pentatricopeptide repeat-containing protein At4g21065-like isoform X2: MYVKSGDMDSAEKLFDGIDMKTVFSWTSMIEGYMQKGDWESASVFFDRMPEKDVTAWNVMLNEFIAGNDLAAAEVLFRRAPEKDVVSWNCMIAGYAENKNFTRSLEFFKEMILADIRPDRITISSLLAVCGFAGAVNLGESVHSIMKKQNIMGKEVEVALMDMYSKCGAPDEAMKSFDDISTKFVLAWSAMIVGLAMNGLSREALDSFAHMHL; this comes from the coding sequence ATGTATGTTAAGTCTGGAGATATGGATTCGGCTGAGAAATTGTTTGATGGGATTGACATGAAGACGGTTTTTTCATGGACATCTATGATAGAGGGCTATATGCAGAAAGGTGATTGGGAAAGTGCCAGTGTGTTCTTTGATCGAATGCCTGAAAAGGATGTAACTGCCTGGAATGTGATGCTTAATGAATTCATCGCGGGGAATGATTTAGCTGCTGCTGAAGTTTTGTTTAGAAGAGCGCCAGAGAAAGATGTGGTTTCATGGAACTGTATGATTGCAGGGTATGCTGAAAACAAGAACTTCACAAGATCTTTGGAGTTTTTTAAAGAGATGATATTAGCAGATATCAGGCCGGATAGAATAACAATAAGTAGTCTTCTAGCTGTTTGTGGCTTTGCAGGTGCAGTGAATTTAGGTGAATCAGTTCATTCTATCATGAAGAAACAGAACATCATGGGGAAGGAAGTTGAAGTAGCTTTAATGGATATGTACAGCAAGTGTGGTGCTCCAGATGAAGCTATGAAGTCATTTGACGACATTTCTACAAAATTCGTGTTGGCCTGGAGTGCCATGATTGTTGGTTTGGCGATGAATGGTCTTTCCAGAGAAGCACTAGACTCTTTTGCACATATGCATCTTTAG
- the LOC141682685 gene encoding uncharacterized protein LOC141682685 isoform X1, with protein MGEPTANPKALMDYSQPKIDDIQSSIVRLAITSNTFEIKASTIQMIQNSVQFGGSPIEDTNMHIRDFIEICDTFKFNGVSKDAIKLKLFPFSLRDKAKSWLHSLSTGSITKWEDIAQKFLTKFFPMAKITTIWNALTQFAQQSGKSLCEAWDCYKEMLRKCHHHGIPDWMIINCFYNGLCAQSRLMFDAASGGALWAKSYDETYELIELIVANEYENPSQRLPQGKVAGILEVDAATAITAQLKALTMKVESLANYGVNQITGVCELYVGAHETEQCSISSESTQFVSNFQRSQQPVPSTYHPNKRNHPNFSWSNNQNAVQ; from the coding sequence atgggagaaccaacagcgaatccgaaggctttgatggattactctcaaccgaagatcgatgatattcagtctagcattgtcagactaGCCATCACgtctaacacttttgaaatcaaggctagcacgattcagatgatacaaaattcagttcagtttgggggttctcctatagaagataccaacatgcacatcagagatttcatcgagatctgcgacactttcaagttcaatggagtttctaaAGATGCTATAAAGCTGAAGCTTTTCCcgttctctctgagggataaagctaagagctggttacattctctatcAACAGgttctatcaccaaatgggaagatattgctcaaaagtttctaactaaattcttccctatggcgaagataACTACAATATGGaacgctcttactcaatttgcgcagcaatcgggaaagtctttatgtgaagcttgggattgttataaggagatgcttagaaagtgtcatCATCATGGGATAcctgactggatgattatcaactgcttttataatggcttGTGTGCACAATCTAGACTCATgtttgatgcagcatcaggtggagccttatgggctaagagctacgatgaaacttatgaattgattgaactgattGTTGCTAATGAATACGAGAACCCttctcagagactacctcaaggcaaggtagcaggaattctggaggtggatgcagctactgctataactgctcagcttaaggctttaacgatgaaggtggaatctttggctaattatggagttaatcagatcactggtgtttgtgagctttatgttggtgcgcatgagacggagcagtgttctatttctagtgaatcaactcagtttgtgagcaactttcagaggtcacaacaaccagttccatccacctatcatcccaacaagcgcaatcatcctaacttcagctggagcaacaatcagaatgcggtgcaatag